In Ignavibacteria bacterium, a single genomic region encodes these proteins:
- the nrfH gene encoding cytochrome c nitrite reductase small subunit has product MSKLKTTINRISPPDNWKVPVIIALGLLTGLGFLTFHIANGTSYLSDKPETCINCHVMYPQYSSWRHSSHSRVATCNDCHVPQDNFIRKYMFKAKDGLRHTTMFTFRLEPQVIKIKDAGRDVVQENCERCHQGLLGYMHSAQRNKTYIVAEDKDVCWSCHQEVPHGTVSSLSSFPYARVPGLSPIVPEWLSKALINETDNSK; this is encoded by the coding sequence ATGAGTAAATTAAAAACCACAATAAATAGAATATCACCCCCTGATAACTGGAAAGTTCCGGTAATAATAGCACTCGGTTTATTAACAGGGCTTGGATTTCTTACATTCCACATAGCAAACGGGACATCTTATTTGTCTGATAAACCCGAAACATGTATAAACTGCCATGTAATGTATCCTCAGTATTCCTCGTGGCGGCACAGTTCACATTCAAGAGTTGCAACTTGCAACGATTGCCACGTACCTCAGGATAATTTCATTCGAAAATACATGTTTAAAGCAAAGGACGGATTACGCCACACGACGATGTTTACATTCAGGCTTGAACCTCAGGTAATAAAGATAAAGGACGCAGGAAGAGATGTTGTTCAAGAAAATTGTGAACGTTGTCATCAAGGATTACTCGGGTATATGCATTCCGCTCAAAGAAACAAGACTTATATAGTTGCGGAAGATAAAGATGTCTGCTGGAGCTGCCATCAGGAAGTACCGCATGGGACAGTAAGCAGTTTGTCTTCATTCCCGTATGCACGCGTACCGGGATTATCACCTATAGTTCCTGAATGGCTTAGTAAAGCATTAATAAACGAAACAGATAATTCAAAATAA
- the rsmI gene encoding 16S rRNA (cytidine(1402)-2'-O)-methyltransferase, protein METIEDTDCSFRNYFPDYKIDKNTLYVVSTPIGNLDDISLRAVYVLNNVDFIACEDTRVVSVLLKKYNISNRLLSYYSQVEDKKTDYLMNELKSGKSVALVSDSGTPAISDPGSSIISKCIAADINVISIPGASAFIHALVLSGFDNRKFYFQGFLPVKGRENILKSLAEIKMPVIIYESKYRIKKTLSELKNYFQGKNVSISREMTKIHETTYRNRLDLMVKDLSRIKEKGEFVIVIDNS, encoded by the coding sequence ATGGAAACAATCGAAGATACTGACTGTTCTTTTAGAAATTATTTCCCTGATTATAAGATTGATAAAAATACTTTGTACGTAGTATCAACACCAATCGGAAATCTGGACGATATTTCATTGAGAGCTGTTTATGTTCTCAATAATGTTGATTTTATCGCATGCGAGGATACTCGGGTTGTTTCTGTTTTACTCAAAAAATATAATATATCAAACAGATTACTTAGTTATTACTCACAGGTAGAGGATAAGAAAACGGATTATCTAATGAATGAACTAAAATCCGGTAAATCTGTTGCTCTTGTCAGCGATTCGGGAACACCCGCTATTTCAGACCCGGGTAGTTCTATTATTTCTAAATGTATTGCTGCTGACATTAATGTTATTTCAATACCCGGAGCATCTGCATTTATTCATGCACTTGTATTATCAGGATTTGATAACAGGAAATTCTATTTTCAAGGATTCCTTCCGGTAAAAGGTAGGGAAAATATTTTGAAATCTCTCGCAGAGATTAAAATGCCGGTTATTATATACGAGTCAAAGTACAGAATAAAAAAAACTCTTTCTGAACTTAAAAATTATTTTCAGGGAAAGAACGTTTCGATCTCAAGAGAAATGACTAAAATTCATGAAACAACTTATAGGAATCGCCTTGACTTGATGGTAAAGGATTTATCACGCATCAAGGAAAAAGGTGAGTTTGTAATAGTAATTGATAATTCATAA